The following are encoded in a window of Anoplopoma fimbria isolate UVic2021 breed Golden Eagle Sablefish chromosome 3, Afim_UVic_2022, whole genome shotgun sequence genomic DNA:
- the chd8 gene encoding chromodomain-helicase-DNA-binding protein 8 isoform X1 translates to MADPIMDLFEDTPLFNLDSLPDDSFSQGSSDPVEEALKLALGQVDPPTEPELTVSAGLGVSVAAPAIPEPAPVQLPTQQPVPVATTQTVSIAAAPTVAPVPAPAPVDTLPQIQVQTTIPTSSTVLLSSPLTVTSSSVTTTTATTQQFTQITHQLTAQQLAAITQQAGGKIVILKGPQGQAQVLQTVSGATGQTTGKVIRVLSGTPLKPGMSILQGGTVLNQASPGQAQVKVGTAGVQRLLQSPNGPVKQMLLTMPQQTQGQTVQVQIPSQAQMAQGQTQVQVQTQGQVQLQPAMQGQTQGGEAKRITLVLQQPSQAGSAAQPGQGQQQVTQVQQVQTTQGGQQQIPTRLVLGQLPGGKLVLQGSQLAALTQARAGGQAGQPKVLTIQLQLQQQPNQQGGIKYQLVSGTGNTGGPQVLQITQGQGGQRVAVPLKMLLQPQTSSASSAGGTVSVVKVINTSAAGPSTTTTTASQAIRITKAPGEPTAVRRVEILCKQEKANRIVAEAIARAKARGEKNLPRVLNQDELPATQTSPELGGTVTVVSTAKKKSSGGGSKKKSPAAGGTTPKTTGGADKKSKVKTPGGTTGVAGGTVVPGAGNKSKSKTKTNTITLVGAKKRKRNASSDHSDGELSPASPAALDDDLITKRRSNRVVKRKKYTEDLDIKITDDEDEQEDVDVTTTAAAVASISGGSAAQLKKEMELDVDGQPSMQFFVENPSEEDAAIVDKILSLRLTKKEVSIGQYTTVEEFFVKYKNYSYLHCEWASLNQLEKDKRIHQKIKRFKTKQAQMRNLFQEDEEAFNPDYVEVDRILDVSHSVDKDNGEPVIYYLVKWCSLPYEDATWELKEDVDEGKAEEFSKIQNRPPRLKRTVRPPASAWKKLEETREYKNGNILREYQLEGVNWLLFNWYNRQNCILADEMGLGKTIQSIALLSEEYDAGVQGPFLVIAPLSTITNWEREFSTWTDMNAIVYHGSLASRQMIQQYEMYFKDDKEHLIPGAYKFDALITTFEMVLSDCPELREISWRCVIIDEAHRLKNRNCKLLDSLKMLDVEHKVLLTGTPLQNTVEELFSLLHFLEPAQFPSETEFLKDFGDLKTEEQVQKLQAILKPMMLRRLKEDVEKNLAPKQETIIEVELTDVQKKYYRAILERNFTFLSLGVNSNSNVPNLLNTMMELRKCCNHPYLINGAEEKIVSELREKYDPMALDFHLQALIRSAGKLVLLDKLLPRLKAGGHKVLIFSQMVRCLDILEDYLINKRYLYERIDGRVRGNLRQAAIDRFSKPDSDRFVFLLCTRAGGLGINLTAADTCVIFDSDWNPQNDLQAQARCHRIGQSKAVKVYRLITRNSYEREMLDKASLKLGLDRAVLQSMSGNKEGNVNGQVQQFSKKEIEDLLRKGAYAAIMDENDEGNRFCEEDIDQILQRRATTITIESEGKGSTFSKASFVASENRNDIALDDPEFWQKWAKRADIDMDSMNRKNTLVIDTPRVRKQTRQYSTLRGEGGDLSDMDSDDEYPPANSRQSRSSRRTDRHSGGGYGRTDCFRVEKHLLVYGWGRWRDILSHARCKRRLSERDVETICRVILVFCLLHYRGDENIKSFIWELITPPENGREPQTLLNHSGLSIPVPRGRKGKRVKAQSTFDVQKVEWIRKYNPDTLLLDESYRKHLKHQCNKVLLRVRMLYYLKQEVIGEHADAVLKGANSRDVNIWMPEMEQQEVPARWWDTEADRSLLAGVFKHGYEMYTTMRADPCLCFLERAGRPDDKAIDAEQHTGDAEMGDDPDYDKYSEDPEFKPASRHAKDLFDEPDSMNVDDEISVEDKVGPVITESFSIQSGACDWPSSSSLTARLRRLITAYQRTYRQEQLKIEAEAKGDRRRRRCEQASKLKEIARQERQQRWTRREECDFYRVVSTFGVEKISKEQSLPEGGDLDFDWNRFRTFARLDKKTDESLSRYFRSFVAMCRRVCHLRPGRGDDSPEISQTVAPITEERASRTLYRISLLRRLREKVLPHPSLEDRLPMAPTSSELPGWWNIPEHDRQLMLGAALHGVSRTELSIFSDPQFTFNQARDEFIMNQQAPPPPPEAPPIMLLSHPKTEEELPVVKEELAELDARLLGGEISAQLQSTPLSHHDGKARGQAWSLKRSRGRGEKTGGRKGEGGSDSDSDSDSGSSSSGRSGSSDESGESEEEAERAGMKLCDVDEENSLLSMTLSQEGIPPPDPLRVDWPKDRVLINRLDNMCTLILSGQWPSGRRYLPEAQLNPSSELVGGEMAYTRVIRKPSGMPGGPGEEGEDGEFTVKLLKEEGLKLTFSKQSLMPNGSGGESSGRKRRKDQELSDPDGLNDPLERTPRRRDPPTWLKENPDYEVEGDMLELLVNRSKRKRRRRADKALTGSEKVKVINMRTGKKVGAAFCPMLQDLREYLEENPDNAVAPDWSETVRKSGFLPATFFHRLLTEHSEIPKKSRRRHHHHHHHHHAPEPTPEDPNLDGVEEETLVSDGAYMMDEEDLETSHHFLTSQDFEVKMEGGDSLSQGDYDSSDQEALLDDVIIAQKDSDSSSSSED, encoded by the exons ATGGCAGACCCCATCATGGACCTCTTTGAGGATACACCCCTGTTTAACCTGGATTCCCTACCGGACGACTCCTTCTCTCAGGGCTCCTCGGACCCCGTGGAAGAGGCCCTTAAGCTGGCGTTGGGTCAAGTGGACCCACCAACAGAGCCTGAGCTCACGGTCAGCGCAGGCCTTGGGGTTTCTGTAGCAGCTCCTGCCATCCCAGAGCCTGCCCCCGTTCAACTTCCCACACAGCAGCCAGTGCCGGTGGCGACTACTCAGACTGTTTCCATAGCTGCGGCTCCCACTGTAGCCCCAGTCCCTGCTCCTGCACCAGTTGATACTTTACCTCAGATCCAAGTCCAGACCACCATACCCACCAGTAGCACTGTGCTGCTGAGCTCTCCTCTGACAGTTACTAGCTCCTcagtcaccaccaccaccgccaccacgCAGCAGTTCACACAGATAACTCATCAGCTCACTGCACAGCAGTTAGCTGCCATCACACAGCAGGCCGGTGGCAAAATTGTCATACTCAAAGGTCCCCAGGGTCAAGCCCAGGTGCTGCAGACTGTATCAGGAGCCACAGGCCAGACAACTGGAAAGGTCATCCGTGTGTTGTCCGGCACTCCTCTTAAGCCCGGCATGTCCATACTGCAGGGGGGGACGGTATTGAATCAGGCCAGCCCGGGACAAGCTCAAGTCAAGGTGGGTACTGCTGGGGTGCAGAGGCTGCTACAGTCTCCCAACGGGCCGGTGAAACAGATGCTGCTGACCATGCCCCAGCAGACACAAGGCCAGACCGTTCAGGTGCAGATTCCTTCCCAAGCACAGATGGCTCAAGGCCAGACTCAAGTCCAAGTCCAGACCCAAGGCCAGGTGCAGCTACAGCCAGCCATGCAAGGCCAAACACAG GGTGGCGAAGCAAAGCGGATCACCCTGGTCCTCCAGCAGCCTTCCCAGGCTGGCTCTGCTGCTCAACCGGGTCAAGGCCAGCAACAGGTGACACAAGTCCAGCAGGTTCAGACAACCCAGGGGGGCCAGCAGCAGATCCCAACTAGACTGGTGCTGGGGCAGCTCCCTGGAGGCAAACTGGTGCTCCAGGGAAGCCAGCTAGCAGCCCTGACCCAGGCTCGGGCTGGAGGCCAGGCTGGGCAGCCCAAAGTCCTAACAattcagctgcagctgcagcagcagccaaaCCAACAAGGAGGGATTAAG TACCAGTTGGTCTCAGGAACTGGCAATACTGGCGGCCCACAGGTGTTGCAGATCACGCAGGGCCAAGGAGGACAGAGAGTTGCGGTGCCGCTCAAAATGCTTCTGCAGCCACAG ACAAGCTCAGCATCCTCGGCCGGCGGCACGGTGTCTGTGGTGAAGGTCATCAACACGTCGGCTGCAGGCCCCTCCACTACAACCACAACTGCTTCCCAGGCCATCCGCATCACCAAGGCCCCCGGCGAGCCTACCGCTGTGCGACGAGTGGAGATCCTCTGCAAACAGGAGAAAGCAAACCGTATTGTGGCTGAAGCTATCGCCCGGGCCAAAGCGCGTGGCGAGAAGAACCTGCCCAGAGTCCTGAACCAGGATGAGCTTCCAGCCACACAGACCTCCCCAGAATTGGGGGGTACTGTGACTGTGGTGTCCACTGCTAAGAAAAAGTCTAGCGGAGGAGGAAGCAAGAAGAAAAGTCCTGCAGCTGGAGGAACGACTCCCAAAACCACAGGTGGGGCCGACAAAAAGAGCAAAGTAAAGACGCCAGGAGGAACAACTGGAGTGGCTGGAGGCACGGTTGTACCCGGGGCTGGGAACAAGAGCAAAagcaaaactaaaacaaa CACTATTACTCTAGTGggagcaaagaaaagaaagcgtAATGCGTCCTCAGACCACTCTGATGGGGAGTTGAGCCCTGCCTCACCTGCTGCTCTGGATGATGACCTGATTACG AAGAGGCGCTCCAATCGCGTGGTGAAGCGGAAGAAGTACACAGAGGACCTGGATATCAAGATAacggatgatgaggatgagcaGGAAGATGTAGACGTTACTACAACCGCGGCGGCTGTGGCCTCCATCAGTGGCGGGTCGGCAGCGCAGCTTAAAAAGGAAATGGAGCTGGATGTTGACGGACAGCCCAGCATGCAGTTCTTTGTG gaAAACCCCAGTGAAGAAGATGCAGCCATTGTAGACAAAATTCTGTCTTTAAGGTTGACCAAGAAGGAG GTGTCCATAGGCCAGTACACCACTGTTGAGGAATTCTTTGTGAAATACAAGAACTA TTCATACTTGCACTGCGAGTGGGCCAGTTTGAATCAGCTGGAGAAAGATAAAAGGATCCATCAAAAGATCAAGAGGTTCAAGACCAAGCAAGCACAGATGAGGAATCTCTTCCAGGAG GATGAGGAGGCTTTTAACCCAGACTATGTAGAGGTGGACAGGATCCTGGACGTTTCCCACAGTGTGGACAAGGACAACGGCGAG CCTGTTATCTACTACTTGGTGAAGTGGTGCTCTCTGCCTTATGAGGATGCCACCTGGGAACTGAAGGAGGACGTGGACGAGGGCAAGGCAGAAGAATTCAGCAAAATCCAAAACCGACCACCGCGCCTGAAGAGAACG gTACGGCCGCCTGCCAGTGCATGGAAGAAGTTGGAGGAGACCAGAGAGTACAAGAATGGCAACATACTCAGAGAGTACCAGCTTGAAGGAGTCAACTGGCTGCTCTTCAACTGGTACAACAG GCAGAACTGTATCCTGGCAGATGAGATGGGTCTGGGGAAGACCATCCAGTCTATCGCGCTGCTGTCTGAGGAGTACGATGCTGGCGTCCAGGGTCCTTTCCTGGTCATTGCTCCCCTCTCCACCATCACCAACTGGGAGAGGGAGTTCAGCACATGGACCGACATGAACGCCATCGTCTACCACGGCAGCTTGGCCAGCCGACAGATGATCCAGCAGTATGAGATGTACTTCAAGGACGACAAG GAGCACTTGATCCCAGGTGCGTACAAGTTTGACGCCCTCATCACAACGTTTGAGATGGTGTTATCTGACTGCCCAGAGCTGAGGGAGATCTCCTGGCGCTGTGTGATCATTGATGAGGCCCACCGTCTCAAGAATCGCAACTGCAAGCTGTTGGACAGCTTGAAGATGCTGGATGTG gaaCATAAGGTGTTGTTGACCGGCACTCCTCTCCAGAACACGGTGGAGGAACTCTTCAGCCTGCTTCATTTCCTGGAGCCTGCTCAGTTCCCTTCTGAGACTGAATTCCTCAAAGACTTTGGAGACCTCAAAACAGAGGAACAG GTTCAGAAGCTGCAGGCCATCTTGAAGCCCATGATGCTAAGAAGGCTCAAAGAAGATGTTGAAAAGAACTTGGCACCCAAACAAGAGACCATCATTGAG GTTGAGTTGACGGATGTTCAGAAGAAGTACTACCGGGCCATCCTGGAGAGGAACTTCACTTTCCTCAGTTTAGGGGTAAACAGTAACAGCAATGTCCCCAACCTGCTCAACACTATGATGGAGCTACGCAAGTGCTGCAACCACCCCTACCTCATTAATG GCGCGGAGGAGAAGATCGTATCTGAGCTACGGGAGAAGTATGACCCCATGGCGCTCGACTTCCATTTGCAGGCCCTGATTCGGTCGGCCGGCAAACTGGTGCTACTGGACAAGCTGCTGCCTCGCCTCAAGGCTGGTGGCCACAAAGTGCTCATCTTCTCCCAGATGGTGCGCTGCTTAGACATTCTGGAGGACTACCTCATTAACAAGAG atacCTTTATGAGCGAATTGATGGCAGAGTGCGTGGGAACTTACGACAAGCTGCCATCGATCGCTTCAGCAAGCCTGATTCAGACCGCTTTGTCTTCCTGCTGTGTACCCGTGCTGGCGGCCTGGGTATTAACCTTACTGCTGCTGACACCTGTGTTATATTTGACTCTGACTGGAACCCTCAAAATGACCTGCAG GCCCAGGCTCGATGTCATCGTATTGGTCAATCTAAGGCAGTCAAGGTCTACCGCCTGATCACTAGGAACTCTTATGAGAGGGAGATGCTGGATAAAGCAAGCCTGAAGCTTGGCCTGGATCGTGCCGTCCTGCAGAGCATGAGTGGAAACAAAGAAGGCAATGTCAACGGG CAAGTACAGCAGTTCTCCAAGAAGGAGATTGAGGACCTGCTGAGGAAGGGAGCCTACGCTGCCATCATGGACGAGAATGATGAAGGCAATCGCTTCTGCGAGGAGGACATTGACCAGATCCTTCAGCGAAGagccaccaccatcaccatcgaGAGCGAGGGCAAGGGCTCCACGTTCTCCAAGGCCAGCTTCGTGGCCTCTGAGAACCGCAATGACATTGCCCTCGATGACCCTGAATTCTGGCAGAAGTGGGCCAAGAGAGCCGACATAGACATGGACTCCATGAACCGAAAG AACACCCTTGTGATTGACACTCCCAGAGTCCGCAAGCAGACCCGCCAGTACTCCACTTTACGAGGTGAAGGAGGAGACCTGTCTGATATGGACAGCGACGATGAGTATCCACCGGCCAATTCCAGACAGTCGCGTTCCTCGCGCCGCACCGACCGCCACAGTGGAGGGGGTTACGGCCGCACTGACTGTTTCCGGGTGGAGAAACATCTGCTTGTCTATGG ttGGGGTCGCTGGAGGGACATCTTATCCCATGCCAGATGTAAACGTCGTCTGAGTGAACGTGACGTGGAGACAATCTGCCGAGTCATCCTGGTCTTTTGTCTGCTCCACTATCGTGGAGATGAGAACATCAAGAGTTTCATCTGGGAGCTCATCACACCGCCAGAGAACGGCCGCGAACCCCAAACATTACTCAACCACTCTG GCCTGTCTATCCCTGTCCCAAGAGGCAGAAAGGGTAAAAGAGTTAAGGCCCAGAGCACGTTTGACGTCCAGAAGGTGGAGTGGATCCGCAAGTACAACCCTGACACCCTGCTTCTGGACGAAAGCTACCGCAAACATCTCAAGCACCAGTGCAACAA GGTGTTGCTGAGGGTACGCATGCTCTACTACCTGAAACAGGAGGTGATCGGCGAACATGCAGACGCTGTCCTGAAAGGGGCCAACAGCAG GGACGTTAATATCTGGATGCCTGAGatggagcagcaggaggtccCCGCAAGATGGTGGGATACTGAAGCAGACCGCTCACTGCTTGCTGGTGTATTTAAGCATG GTTATGAGATGTACACAACTATGCGTGCCGATCCCTGCCTCTGCTTCCTGGAAAGAGCTGGTCGGCCTGATGACAAGGCCATTGATGCCGAGCAGCACACTGGTGATGCTGAGATGGGAGATGA TCCTGATTATGATAAGTACTCTGAAGACCCGGAGTTCAAGCCTGCGTCAAGACACGCCAAAGATCTTTTCGATGAG CCTGATTCCATGAACGTCGACGATGAGATTTCTGTGGAAGACAAGGTGGGGCCAGTGATCACAGAAAGCTTTTCCATCCAGAGCGGTGCTTGTGACTGGCCCTCCAGCTCATCGCTTACAGCGCGGTTGCGGCGACTGATCACAGCTTACCAACGCACCTACAGGCAGGAGCAGCTAAAGATCGAAGCAGAGGCAAAGGGCGACCGCAGGCGCAGGCGATGCGAACAGGCCAGCAAGCTGAAGGAGATTGCACGGCAGGAGCGCCAGCAGAG GTGGACACGTAGGGAGGAATGCGACTTCTACCGCGTGGTATCGACTTTTGGTGTGGAAAAGATTAGTAAGGAGCAAAGTCTTCCTGAGGGAGGAGATCTTGATTTTGACTGGAACCGCTTCCGGACCTTTGCTCGTCTGGATAAAAAAACGGACGAGAGTCTCAGTCGATACTTCCGCTCGTTTGTTGCCATGTGTCGGAGAGTTTGCCACCTTCGCCCAGGCCGTGGTGACG ATTCCCCAGAGATTTCCCAGACTGTCGCCCCCATCACTGAGGAGCGTGCTTCCCGAACCCTTTACCGTATCAGCCTCCTGCGTCGCCTCCGTGAGAAAGTCCTGCCCCACCCATCCCTGGAGGACCGTCTGCCTATGGCTCCGACCAGCTCCGAGCTGCCCGGCTGGTGGAATATTCCAGAACATGATCGTCAGCTGATGCTGGGCGCCGCACTGCACGGCGTCAGCCGCACTGAGCTCTCCATCTTCTCAGACCCACAGTTCACCTTCAATCAGGCTCGGGACGAGTTCATCATGAACCAGCAGGCCCCGCCACCTCCACCTGAGGCACCACCCATAATGCTCCTCAGCCATCCAAAGACTGAGGAGGAGCTGCCTGTTGTGAAGGAGGAGTTAGCTGAATTGGACGCCCGGTTGCTTGGAGGTGAAATCAGTGCTCAACTGCAGAGCACGCCCTTGAGTCACCATGACGGCAAGGCACGAGGGCAGGCCTGGAGCCtcaagaggagcagagggaggggcgaaaaaacaggaggaaggaagggCGAGGGAGGGTCAGATTCAGACTCTGATTCAGATTCAGGCTCATCGTCATCTGGGAGATCGGGCAGCAGTGATGAGAgtggagagagtgaggaagaggcgGAAAGAG CTGGCATGAAGCTGTGTGACGTGGATGAAGAAAATAGTTTACTCTCTATGACTCTGTCTCAGGAAGGTATTCCTCCTCCTGATCCTCTCAGAGTGGATTGGCCCAAG gaCCGTGTGTTAATCAACCGTCTGGACAATATGTGTACGCTGATACTGAGTGGTCAGTGGCCCTCAGGGCGGCGCTACTTGCCCGAGGCGCAGCTCAACCCGAGCTCAGAGCTGGTGGGAGGCGAGATGGCCTACACAAGGGTGATCCGTAAACCCAGCGGGATGCCTGGTGGCCccggagaagaaggagaagatggagagttCACTGTCAAGCTCCTTAAG GAGGAGGGACTCAAGCTGACCTTCTCCAAGCAGTCCCTGATGCCCAATGGGTCAGGGGGAGAGAGCAGCGGCCGCAAGAGGCGCAAGGACCAAGAG TTATCAGACCCAGATGGACTCAATGATCCACTGGAGCGTACTCCTCGGCGCAGGGACCCCCCCACCTGGTTAAAGGAGAACCCAGATTATGAGGTGGAGGGAGACATGCTGGAG CTTCTTGTGAACAGgagcaagaggaagaggaggaggagggcagatAAAGCCCTGACAGGCAGTGAGAAGGTCAAAGTCATTAACATGAGGACAGGAAAGAAG GTCGGAGCTGCATTTTGTCCGATGCTGCAAGACCTGAGGGAATATCTGGAGGAGAAtcctgataatgctgtagcacCCGACTGGTCCGAAACTGTTCGGAAATCT gGCTTCCTGCCCGCGACCTTCTTTCACCGACTGCTGACCGAGCACTCGGAGATCCCTAAGAAAagccgccgccgccaccaccaccaccaccaccatcaccacgcTCCGGAGCCCACCCCCGAAGACCCCAACTTGGACGGGGTGGAAGAGGAGACTTTGGTGTCAGATGGAGCGTACATGATGGATGAGGAGGACCTCGAGACCTCACATCACTTCCTCACCAGTCAGGACTTTGAAGTGAAAATGGAGGGCGGCGACAGCCTTTCCCAAGGTGACTATGACAGCTCGGATCAAGAGGCGCTATTGGACGATGTCATCATAGCACAGAAGGACTCTGACTCCTCATCAAGCTCAGAGGATTGA